A single window of Symphalangus syndactylus isolate Jambi chromosome 4, NHGRI_mSymSyn1-v2.1_pri, whole genome shotgun sequence DNA harbors:
- the LOC129480321 gene encoding LOW QUALITY PROTEIN: small ribosomal subunit protein uS12-like (The sequence of the model RefSeq protein was modified relative to this genomic sequence to represent the inferred CDS: inserted 2 bases in 1 codon; substituted 1 base at 1 genomic stop codon), which translates to MGKCHVLHTARKFRSHRKDQKWHDKHXKKAHXGPAPKTNPFGGASPAGMVLGKVGVEAKQPNSATRKCVRVQCIQNGKKIRAFVPNDGEENDEALVAGFGRKSHAVGDIPGVCFKTVKVANVSLLALYNGKKESPRS; encoded by the exons ATGGGCAAGTGTCACGTACTTCATACTGCTAGGAAGTTCCGTAGTCACCGAAAAGACCAGAAGTGGCATGATAAACA CAAGAAAGCCCATTGAGGCCCAGCCCCAAAGACTAACCCTTTTGGAGGTGCTTCTCCTGCaggaatggtgctgggaaaagtagGAGTTGAAGCCAAACAGCCAAATTCTGCCACTAGGAAGTGTGTCAGGGTCCAGTGCATCCAGAATGGCAAGAAAATCAGAGCCTTTGTACCCAATGATGGTGAGGAAAATGATGAAGCTCTGGTTGCTGGATTTGGCCGAAAAAGTCATGCTGTTGGTGACATTCCTGGAGTCTGCTTTAAGACTGTCAAAGTAGCCAATGTCTCTCTTTTGGCCCTATACAACGGCAAGAAGGAAAGTCCAAGATCATAA